The following coding sequences lie in one Crassostrea angulata isolate pt1a10 chromosome 10, ASM2561291v2, whole genome shotgun sequence genomic window:
- the LOC128167614 gene encoding ankyrin repeat and fibronectin type-III domain-containing protein 1-like isoform X3 — MSLLWQKLYKKWKAWKRAELAVTTMLMNIQNKKQNCIQQPQKSRSNRELQRSKTLPIIRLSSDNGEDTVLDAGSRCNDDIRWMSQSPVSSEYSGSCGSEDAGSRRRRSLSKLQKQGRDKRREGNNKGNNSKRSAWNFEDDTDSTTSSETMTSVSDDGSITPKSSTQLYYTTPPKANMVRNQDEKRLEGPGSSLYRIPRRLSQKDRIREDLMHDRQRSVSLDCGDGRTIKVFMSNGEGLVMDDAPGGLPHNNTAPVQLRNMNGINSPNRSSRILTTTPKKRGSTSNSSNSDPDSLSPNKMYDKRKSDKDKKSVDVSALFEAVEQQDLDLVKNLLEVDGLNINSVNSEGLTPLDVAVMTNNIPMAKMLLFNGARESPLFLKEDTRSARLDALVSDAEKRVVDLSAAILNASSGSSSMSNTQQKENEKQLSHWEFRHKLLKRMKAGYDHARTPDPPSYVSLTVASSSSLLVKFDEPLNHNGAVVTRYKVEWSCFDDFIPLAGEELVEDMRHLEHEIKGLAKGNKYFIRVAACNMKGYSGYTVAKPAYAVPSSWRDVDNSTLSRTEGKLKLLDELFSQVKHLRPADASELKDNVGDSPLQRKRKSLKNLFTSAPKFYKSLKRGVYLACLLYHGDKVLVTSDDQLPVVEVDENFSGPSVNADLHWLMKISCTWDDVKSLRQDMEKNTSAGTMHFRYKLLQAVSVLQGALGIYDLGQFHFKPLKDSNGCIVLTTVCNVKDPKAVILSSSKWVSFAKLLRRSSGTGSEPQESLEVLVSSVSEMILYHQVSSIRLAKGLYLGYLKLQASLELNRVLVPKKAPNILPNIKVRDCPNVSREEWEWLQSLNADQQVAPPTQTQEEFRKQLAQATQKLFNILDISENFAASHRIYDVEVIEFSNDVAFILILPPVEEVCLVPGQNDTMTEKKDLTLLPVQVFEMIHMCTYQTQLINRYSRLSSILEMDLCLAQQVQREAFSTEELAPAKERVEKLSNIQTTVDKNWKSTRWIMDIITYARDKSMRGGILMSELTSPPKDVFNSELENPSEDGLFDNNNSQTGCQSVACDSNEISVGKDNIKIAKFYDPNDEEPKTNGHVKKETGEPSGPNSGILQVYAAYDTGLSRGTRVRLHVTEKTTSREVINLVVRQLNKTVTQKGKTGPQYREDQLDEFCLVAVIGARERILRDDYQPLHLQNPWTKGRLYVRMKSNLLAAIQQGHATEV, encoded by the exons AATATTCAGGATCCTGTGGGAGTGAGGATGCTGGAAGCAGAAGAAGAAGGAGTCTGTCCAAACTCCAGAAGCAGGGAAGGGACAAGAGGAGAGAGGGCAACAACAAGGGGAACAACTCTAAGA GGTCGGCGTGGAACTTTGAAGATGACACCGATTCTACGACTTCCTCAGAGACCATGACCAGCGTGTCTGATGACGGTTCTATAACGCCAAAATCCTCCACCCAGCTCTACTATACCACCCCACCCAAGGCT AACATGGTCAGAAATCAAGATGAGAAGAG ATTGGAAGGTCCCGGTTCTTCGCTGTACAGAATTCCAAGAAGACTGAGTCAGAAGGATCGGATCCGCGAGGATTTGATGCACGACAGGCAGAGATCTGTGAGCTTAGACTG TGGGGATGGAAGAACAATTAAAGTTTTCATGTCCAATGGGGAGGGACTTGTAATGGACGATGCACCCGGAGGCCTACCCCACAATAACACCGCACCTGTCCAGTTGAGGAACATGAATGGAATCAATTCTCCCAATCGATCATCTAGGATACTTACAA ccaccCCAAAGAAGAGGGGATCTACTAGTAATTCCTCCAACAGTGATCCCGATAGTTTGTCTCCTAACAAAATGTACGATAAAAGAAAATCGGATAAGGACAAAAAGTCTGTTGATGTCAGTG CTTTGTTTGAAGCAGTGGAACAACAGGACTTGGACTTGGTGAAGAATCTCCTGGAAGTAGATGGACTAAATATTAACAG TGTGAATTCTGAGGGTCTGACCCCCCTGGATGTAGCTGTGATGACCAACAATATCCCTATGGCCAAGATGCTGCTGTTCAATGGCGCCAGGGAAAGCCCATTGT TTTTAAAAGAGGACACACGCTCCGCCCGGCTCGATGCCTTGGTTTCTGATGCTGAGAAGAGGGTGGTGGATTTATCAGCAGCTATTCTAAATGCCTCCTCAGGAAGCAGCTCTATGTCCAACACACAACAAAAG GAAAATGAGAAACAGTTAAGTCACTGGGAATTTCGACACAAACTCCTAAAAAGAATGAAAGCAGGATACGACCATGCAC GTACTCCCGACCCCCCAAGCTATGTCAGCCTCACCGTGGCGAGCAGCTCTTCCTTACTAGTCAAGTTTGATGAACCTCTCAATCACAATGGCGCTGTGGTCACCCGTTATAAAG TCGAGTGGAGCTGCTTCGATGACTTCATCCCACTGGCGGGGGAGGAGCTGGTGGAAGACATGAGACACTTGGAGCACGAAATCAAGGGCCTGGCCAAAGGCAACAAGTATTTCATACGGGTGGCCGCCTGCAACATGAAGGGATACAGTGGCTATACGGTCGCCAAACCTGCTTATGCTGTTCCTTCAA gTTGGAGGGACGTGGACAACTCCACTTTATCCAGAACAGAAGGAAAGCTGAAGTTATTAGACGAGCTCTTCTCTCAAGTAAAACATCTGCGGCCAGCAGATGCATCAGAATTAAAAG ataATGTCGGAGACTCTCCACTACAAAGGAAGCGAAAAAGCTTAAAAAACCTCTTTACCTCTGCTCCAAAATTCTACAAATCATTAAAAAG AGGAGTGTATCTTGCCTGTTTGTTGTACCATGGAGACAAAGTACTTGTGACCTCTGATGACCAACTTCCTGTCGTAGAGGTCGATGAAAATTTCTCCGGACCTTCAGTCAATGCAGACTTGCACTGGCTGATGAAG ATTTCCTGTACATGGGACGATGTGAAATCACTGCGTCAAGACATGGAGAAGAATACTAGTGCTGGCACGATGCACTTCAGATACAAACTTCTACAAGCTGTCTCAGTGCTACAG GGAGCATTAGGAATTTATGATTTGGGCCAGTTCCATTTCAAGCCGCTGAAAGACTCCAATGGCTGCATTGTTTTAACCACTGTGTGTAACGTGAAGGATCCCAAGGCCGTTATCCTGAGTTCATCCAAGTGGGTGAGCTTCGCCAAGTTACTACGGCGATCTTCAGGCACGGGATCCGAACCCCAAGAATCTCTGGAGGTCCTAGTCAGTTCTGTCTCG GAAATGATTTTGTATCATCAAGTAAGCAGCATTCGCCTTGCGAAAGGCCTATACCTCGGCTACCTCAAACTTCAGGCGTCTCTAGAACTCAATCGAGTGTTGGTTCCCAAGAAAGCCCCAAATATTCTTCCCAACATCAAAGTGAGAGATTGTCCAAATGTCTCCAG GGAGGAATGGGAATGGCTGCAGTCATTGAATGCGGATCAACAAGTGGCTCCACCTACCCAAACACAGGAGGAATTCCGTAAACAGCTCGCTCAAGCCACTCAAAAACTCTTTAATATTCTAG ACATATCAGAGAACTTTGCTGCTAGTCACCGGATCTACGACGTGGAGGTGATCGAGTTCAGTAACGACGTGGCGTTTATCCTGATCCTGCCGCCAGTGGAGGAGGTTTGTCTGGTCCCCGGTCAGAACGACACCATGACGGAGAAAAAGGACCTCACACTGCTCCCTGTCCAAGTCTTTGAAATGA TTCACATGTGCACCTACCAGACACAGCTCATCAACAGATACTCCAGACTGTCTTCAATACTGGAAATGGACCTCTGTCTTGCCCAACAAGTTCAGCGTGAG gcTTTCTCAACAGAAGAACTTGCACCTGCAAAAGAAAGAGTAGAGAAACTTTCCAACATACAAACCACAGTGGACAAGAACTGGAAATCCACACGGTGGATAATGGACATTATTACATATGCAAGAGACAAGAGTATGCGAGGAGGCATACTGATGAGTGAACTAACCTCACCACCCAAAGATGTGTTCAATTCTGAGCTGGAGAATCCCAGTGAAGATGGTCTGTTTGACAACAACAACTCACAGACTGGCTGTCAGTCTGTCGCCTGTGACTCAAACGAAATCAGTGTTGGAAAAGACAACATCAAAATTGCCAAATTCTACGATCCAAATGATGAAGAGCCAAAGACAAATGGACATGTTAAAAAAGAGACAGGTGAACCGAGTGGGCCAAACTCGGGTATTCTACAAGTGTACGCTGCTTACGACACAGGATTGTCTCGCGGCACTCGTGTGAGATTACATGTGACGGAGAAAACAACTTCAAGAGAAGTGATCAATCTGGTGGTGAGACAACTGAACAAAACAGTGACCCAGAAAGGGAAGACTGGTCCTCAGTACCGGGAGGACCAGTTAGACGAGTTTTGTCTGGTGGCCGTGATTGGTGCTCGCGAGAGAATTCTGAGGGACGACTACCAGCCTCTCCACCTTCAAAATCCCTGGACCAAAGGACGGCTTTATGTGCGAATGAAAAGTAACTTGCTGGCTGCCATTCAGCAAGGCCATGCTACAGAAGTGTGA
- the LOC128167614 gene encoding ankyrin repeat and fibronectin type-III domain-containing protein 1-like isoform X4 encodes MEIQKFAKSVLHRKTKTEDLRRTGSWKPSKKSTLRFLSRTRSEPEREDVGIEEEETESWVATLPDLPPMRPRSAWNFEDDTDSTTSSETMTSVSDDGSITPKSSTQLYYTTPPKANMVRNQDEKRLEGPGSSLYRIPRRLSQKDRIREDLMHDRQRSVSLDCGDGRTIKVFMSNGEGLVMDDAPGGLPHNNTAPVQLRNMNGINSPNRSSRILTTTPKKRGSTSNSSNSDPDSLSPNKMYDKRKSDKDKKSVDVSALFEAVEQQDLDLVKNLLEVDGLNINSVNSEGLTPLDVAVMTNNIPMAKMLLFNGARESPLFLKEDTRSARLDALVSDAEKRVVDLSAAILNASSGSSSMSNTQQKENEKQLSHWEFRHKLLKRMKAGYDHARTPDPPSYVSLTVASSSSLLVKFDEPLNHNGAVVTRYKVEWSCFDDFIPLAGEELVEDMRHLEHEIKGLAKGNKYFIRVAACNMKGYSGYTVAKPAYAVPSSWRDVDNSTLSRTEGKLKLLDELFSQVKHLRPADASELKDNVGDSPLQRKRKSLKNLFTSAPKFYKSLKRGVYLACLLYHGDKVLVTSDDQLPVVEVDENFSGPSVNADLHWLMKISCTWDDVKSLRQDMEKNTSAGTMHFRYKLLQAVSVLQGALGIYDLGQFHFKPLKDSNGCIVLTTVCNVKDPKAVILSSSKWVSFAKLLRRSSGTGSEPQESLEVLVSSVSEMILYHQVSSIRLAKGLYLGYLKLQASLELNRVLVPKKAPNILPNIKVRDCPNVSREEWEWLQSLNADQQVAPPTQTQEEFRKQLAQATQKLFNILDISENFAASHRIYDVEVIEFSNDVAFILILPPVEEVCLVPGQNDTMTEKKDLTLLPVQVFEMIHMCTYQTQLINRYSRLSSILEMDLCLAQQVQREAFSTEELAPAKERVEKLSNIQTTVDKNWKSTRWIMDIITYARDKSMRGGILMSELTSPPKDVFNSELENPSEDGLFDNNNSQTGCQSVACDSNEISVGKDNIKIAKFYDPNDEEPKTNGHVKKETGEPSGPNSGILQVYAAYDTGLSRGTRVRLHVTEKTTSREVINLVVRQLNKTVTQKGKTGPQYREDQLDEFCLVAVIGARERILRDDYQPLHLQNPWTKGRLYVRMKSNLLAAIQQGHATEV; translated from the exons ATGGAAATACAGAAGTTTGCCAAGAGTGTTCTACACAGGAAAACGAAAACCGAGGATTTACGACGGACCGGCTCATGGAAACCAAGTAAAAAATCCACGCTGCGATTTTTGAGTAGAACTCGCAGTGAGCCAGAGAGAGAAGATGTGGGGATAGAGGAGGAGGAAACGGAGAGCTGGGTGGCGACTCTGCCAGACCTACCCCCCATGAGACCAC GGTCGGCGTGGAACTTTGAAGATGACACCGATTCTACGACTTCCTCAGAGACCATGACCAGCGTGTCTGATGACGGTTCTATAACGCCAAAATCCTCCACCCAGCTCTACTATACCACCCCACCCAAGGCT AACATGGTCAGAAATCAAGATGAGAAGAG ATTGGAAGGTCCCGGTTCTTCGCTGTACAGAATTCCAAGAAGACTGAGTCAGAAGGATCGGATCCGCGAGGATTTGATGCACGACAGGCAGAGATCTGTGAGCTTAGACTG TGGGGATGGAAGAACAATTAAAGTTTTCATGTCCAATGGGGAGGGACTTGTAATGGACGATGCACCCGGAGGCCTACCCCACAATAACACCGCACCTGTCCAGTTGAGGAACATGAATGGAATCAATTCTCCCAATCGATCATCTAGGATACTTACAA ccaccCCAAAGAAGAGGGGATCTACTAGTAATTCCTCCAACAGTGATCCCGATAGTTTGTCTCCTAACAAAATGTACGATAAAAGAAAATCGGATAAGGACAAAAAGTCTGTTGATGTCAGTG CTTTGTTTGAAGCAGTGGAACAACAGGACTTGGACTTGGTGAAGAATCTCCTGGAAGTAGATGGACTAAATATTAACAG TGTGAATTCTGAGGGTCTGACCCCCCTGGATGTAGCTGTGATGACCAACAATATCCCTATGGCCAAGATGCTGCTGTTCAATGGCGCCAGGGAAAGCCCATTGT TTTTAAAAGAGGACACACGCTCCGCCCGGCTCGATGCCTTGGTTTCTGATGCTGAGAAGAGGGTGGTGGATTTATCAGCAGCTATTCTAAATGCCTCCTCAGGAAGCAGCTCTATGTCCAACACACAACAAAAG GAAAATGAGAAACAGTTAAGTCACTGGGAATTTCGACACAAACTCCTAAAAAGAATGAAAGCAGGATACGACCATGCAC GTACTCCCGACCCCCCAAGCTATGTCAGCCTCACCGTGGCGAGCAGCTCTTCCTTACTAGTCAAGTTTGATGAACCTCTCAATCACAATGGCGCTGTGGTCACCCGTTATAAAG TCGAGTGGAGCTGCTTCGATGACTTCATCCCACTGGCGGGGGAGGAGCTGGTGGAAGACATGAGACACTTGGAGCACGAAATCAAGGGCCTGGCCAAAGGCAACAAGTATTTCATACGGGTGGCCGCCTGCAACATGAAGGGATACAGTGGCTATACGGTCGCCAAACCTGCTTATGCTGTTCCTTCAA gTTGGAGGGACGTGGACAACTCCACTTTATCCAGAACAGAAGGAAAGCTGAAGTTATTAGACGAGCTCTTCTCTCAAGTAAAACATCTGCGGCCAGCAGATGCATCAGAATTAAAAG ataATGTCGGAGACTCTCCACTACAAAGGAAGCGAAAAAGCTTAAAAAACCTCTTTACCTCTGCTCCAAAATTCTACAAATCATTAAAAAG AGGAGTGTATCTTGCCTGTTTGTTGTACCATGGAGACAAAGTACTTGTGACCTCTGATGACCAACTTCCTGTCGTAGAGGTCGATGAAAATTTCTCCGGACCTTCAGTCAATGCAGACTTGCACTGGCTGATGAAG ATTTCCTGTACATGGGACGATGTGAAATCACTGCGTCAAGACATGGAGAAGAATACTAGTGCTGGCACGATGCACTTCAGATACAAACTTCTACAAGCTGTCTCAGTGCTACAG GGAGCATTAGGAATTTATGATTTGGGCCAGTTCCATTTCAAGCCGCTGAAAGACTCCAATGGCTGCATTGTTTTAACCACTGTGTGTAACGTGAAGGATCCCAAGGCCGTTATCCTGAGTTCATCCAAGTGGGTGAGCTTCGCCAAGTTACTACGGCGATCTTCAGGCACGGGATCCGAACCCCAAGAATCTCTGGAGGTCCTAGTCAGTTCTGTCTCG GAAATGATTTTGTATCATCAAGTAAGCAGCATTCGCCTTGCGAAAGGCCTATACCTCGGCTACCTCAAACTTCAGGCGTCTCTAGAACTCAATCGAGTGTTGGTTCCCAAGAAAGCCCCAAATATTCTTCCCAACATCAAAGTGAGAGATTGTCCAAATGTCTCCAG GGAGGAATGGGAATGGCTGCAGTCATTGAATGCGGATCAACAAGTGGCTCCACCTACCCAAACACAGGAGGAATTCCGTAAACAGCTCGCTCAAGCCACTCAAAAACTCTTTAATATTCTAG ACATATCAGAGAACTTTGCTGCTAGTCACCGGATCTACGACGTGGAGGTGATCGAGTTCAGTAACGACGTGGCGTTTATCCTGATCCTGCCGCCAGTGGAGGAGGTTTGTCTGGTCCCCGGTCAGAACGACACCATGACGGAGAAAAAGGACCTCACACTGCTCCCTGTCCAAGTCTTTGAAATGA TTCACATGTGCACCTACCAGACACAGCTCATCAACAGATACTCCAGACTGTCTTCAATACTGGAAATGGACCTCTGTCTTGCCCAACAAGTTCAGCGTGAG gcTTTCTCAACAGAAGAACTTGCACCTGCAAAAGAAAGAGTAGAGAAACTTTCCAACATACAAACCACAGTGGACAAGAACTGGAAATCCACACGGTGGATAATGGACATTATTACATATGCAAGAGACAAGAGTATGCGAGGAGGCATACTGATGAGTGAACTAACCTCACCACCCAAAGATGTGTTCAATTCTGAGCTGGAGAATCCCAGTGAAGATGGTCTGTTTGACAACAACAACTCACAGACTGGCTGTCAGTCTGTCGCCTGTGACTCAAACGAAATCAGTGTTGGAAAAGACAACATCAAAATTGCCAAATTCTACGATCCAAATGATGAAGAGCCAAAGACAAATGGACATGTTAAAAAAGAGACAGGTGAACCGAGTGGGCCAAACTCGGGTATTCTACAAGTGTACGCTGCTTACGACACAGGATTGTCTCGCGGCACTCGTGTGAGATTACATGTGACGGAGAAAACAACTTCAAGAGAAGTGATCAATCTGGTGGTGAGACAACTGAACAAAACAGTGACCCAGAAAGGGAAGACTGGTCCTCAGTACCGGGAGGACCAGTTAGACGAGTTTTGTCTGGTGGCCGTGATTGGTGCTCGCGAGAGAATTCTGAGGGACGACTACCAGCCTCTCCACCTTCAAAATCCCTGGACCAAAGGACGGCTTTATGTGCGAATGAAAAGTAACTTGCTGGCTGCCATTCAGCAAGGCCATGCTACAGAAGTGTGA
- the LOC128167614 gene encoding ankyrin repeat and fibronectin type-III domain-containing protein 1-like isoform X5 — MTSVSDDGSITPKSSTQLYYTTPPKANMVRNQDEKRLEGPGSSLYRIPRRLSQKDRIREDLMHDRQRSVSLDCGDGRTIKVFMSNGEGLVMDDAPGGLPHNNTAPVQLRNMNGINSPNRSSRILTTTPKKRGSTSNSSNSDPDSLSPNKMYDKRKSDKDKKSVDVSALFEAVEQQDLDLVKNLLEVDGLNINSVNSEGLTPLDVAVMTNNIPMAKMLLFNGARESPLFLKEDTRSARLDALVSDAEKRVVDLSAAILNASSGSSSMSNTQQKENEKQLSHWEFRHKLLKRMKAGYDHARTPDPPSYVSLTVASSSSLLVKFDEPLNHNGAVVTRYKVEWSCFDDFIPLAGEELVEDMRHLEHEIKGLAKGNKYFIRVAACNMKGYSGYTVAKPAYAVPSSWRDVDNSTLSRTEGKLKLLDELFSQVKHLRPADASELKDNVGDSPLQRKRKSLKNLFTSAPKFYKSLKRGVYLACLLYHGDKVLVTSDDQLPVVEVDENFSGPSVNADLHWLMKISCTWDDVKSLRQDMEKNTSAGTMHFRYKLLQAVSVLQGALGIYDLGQFHFKPLKDSNGCIVLTTVCNVKDPKAVILSSSKWVSFAKLLRRSSGTGSEPQESLEVLVSSVSEMILYHQVSSIRLAKGLYLGYLKLQASLELNRVLVPKKAPNILPNIKVRDCPNVSREEWEWLQSLNADQQVAPPTQTQEEFRKQLAQATQKLFNILDISENFAASHRIYDVEVIEFSNDVAFILILPPVEEVCLVPGQNDTMTEKKDLTLLPVQVFEMIHMCTYQTQLINRYSRLSSILEMDLCLAQQVQREAFSTEELAPAKERVEKLSNIQTTVDKNWKSTRWIMDIITYARDKSMRGGILMSELTSPPKDVFNSELENPSEDGLFDNNNSQTGCQSVACDSNEISVGKDNIKIAKFYDPNDEEPKTNGHVKKETGEPSGPNSGILQVYAAYDTGLSRGTRVRLHVTEKTTSREVINLVVRQLNKTVTQKGKTGPQYREDQLDEFCLVAVIGARERILRDDYQPLHLQNPWTKGRLYVRMKSNLLAAIQQGHATEV, encoded by the exons ATGACCAGCGTGTCTGATGACGGTTCTATAACGCCAAAATCCTCCACCCAGCTCTACTATACCACCCCACCCAAGGCT AACATGGTCAGAAATCAAGATGAGAAGAG ATTGGAAGGTCCCGGTTCTTCGCTGTACAGAATTCCAAGAAGACTGAGTCAGAAGGATCGGATCCGCGAGGATTTGATGCACGACAGGCAGAGATCTGTGAGCTTAGACTG TGGGGATGGAAGAACAATTAAAGTTTTCATGTCCAATGGGGAGGGACTTGTAATGGACGATGCACCCGGAGGCCTACCCCACAATAACACCGCACCTGTCCAGTTGAGGAACATGAATGGAATCAATTCTCCCAATCGATCATCTAGGATACTTACAA ccaccCCAAAGAAGAGGGGATCTACTAGTAATTCCTCCAACAGTGATCCCGATAGTTTGTCTCCTAACAAAATGTACGATAAAAGAAAATCGGATAAGGACAAAAAGTCTGTTGATGTCAGTG CTTTGTTTGAAGCAGTGGAACAACAGGACTTGGACTTGGTGAAGAATCTCCTGGAAGTAGATGGACTAAATATTAACAG TGTGAATTCTGAGGGTCTGACCCCCCTGGATGTAGCTGTGATGACCAACAATATCCCTATGGCCAAGATGCTGCTGTTCAATGGCGCCAGGGAAAGCCCATTGT TTTTAAAAGAGGACACACGCTCCGCCCGGCTCGATGCCTTGGTTTCTGATGCTGAGAAGAGGGTGGTGGATTTATCAGCAGCTATTCTAAATGCCTCCTCAGGAAGCAGCTCTATGTCCAACACACAACAAAAG GAAAATGAGAAACAGTTAAGTCACTGGGAATTTCGACACAAACTCCTAAAAAGAATGAAAGCAGGATACGACCATGCAC GTACTCCCGACCCCCCAAGCTATGTCAGCCTCACCGTGGCGAGCAGCTCTTCCTTACTAGTCAAGTTTGATGAACCTCTCAATCACAATGGCGCTGTGGTCACCCGTTATAAAG TCGAGTGGAGCTGCTTCGATGACTTCATCCCACTGGCGGGGGAGGAGCTGGTGGAAGACATGAGACACTTGGAGCACGAAATCAAGGGCCTGGCCAAAGGCAACAAGTATTTCATACGGGTGGCCGCCTGCAACATGAAGGGATACAGTGGCTATACGGTCGCCAAACCTGCTTATGCTGTTCCTTCAA gTTGGAGGGACGTGGACAACTCCACTTTATCCAGAACAGAAGGAAAGCTGAAGTTATTAGACGAGCTCTTCTCTCAAGTAAAACATCTGCGGCCAGCAGATGCATCAGAATTAAAAG ataATGTCGGAGACTCTCCACTACAAAGGAAGCGAAAAAGCTTAAAAAACCTCTTTACCTCTGCTCCAAAATTCTACAAATCATTAAAAAG AGGAGTGTATCTTGCCTGTTTGTTGTACCATGGAGACAAAGTACTTGTGACCTCTGATGACCAACTTCCTGTCGTAGAGGTCGATGAAAATTTCTCCGGACCTTCAGTCAATGCAGACTTGCACTGGCTGATGAAG ATTTCCTGTACATGGGACGATGTGAAATCACTGCGTCAAGACATGGAGAAGAATACTAGTGCTGGCACGATGCACTTCAGATACAAACTTCTACAAGCTGTCTCAGTGCTACAG GGAGCATTAGGAATTTATGATTTGGGCCAGTTCCATTTCAAGCCGCTGAAAGACTCCAATGGCTGCATTGTTTTAACCACTGTGTGTAACGTGAAGGATCCCAAGGCCGTTATCCTGAGTTCATCCAAGTGGGTGAGCTTCGCCAAGTTACTACGGCGATCTTCAGGCACGGGATCCGAACCCCAAGAATCTCTGGAGGTCCTAGTCAGTTCTGTCTCG GAAATGATTTTGTATCATCAAGTAAGCAGCATTCGCCTTGCGAAAGGCCTATACCTCGGCTACCTCAAACTTCAGGCGTCTCTAGAACTCAATCGAGTGTTGGTTCCCAAGAAAGCCCCAAATATTCTTCCCAACATCAAAGTGAGAGATTGTCCAAATGTCTCCAG GGAGGAATGGGAATGGCTGCAGTCATTGAATGCGGATCAACAAGTGGCTCCACCTACCCAAACACAGGAGGAATTCCGTAAACAGCTCGCTCAAGCCACTCAAAAACTCTTTAATATTCTAG ACATATCAGAGAACTTTGCTGCTAGTCACCGGATCTACGACGTGGAGGTGATCGAGTTCAGTAACGACGTGGCGTTTATCCTGATCCTGCCGCCAGTGGAGGAGGTTTGTCTGGTCCCCGGTCAGAACGACACCATGACGGAGAAAAAGGACCTCACACTGCTCCCTGTCCAAGTCTTTGAAATGA TTCACATGTGCACCTACCAGACACAGCTCATCAACAGATACTCCAGACTGTCTTCAATACTGGAAATGGACCTCTGTCTTGCCCAACAAGTTCAGCGTGAG gcTTTCTCAACAGAAGAACTTGCACCTGCAAAAGAAAGAGTAGAGAAACTTTCCAACATACAAACCACAGTGGACAAGAACTGGAAATCCACACGGTGGATAATGGACATTATTACATATGCAAGAGACAAGAGTATGCGAGGAGGCATACTGATGAGTGAACTAACCTCACCACCCAAAGATGTGTTCAATTCTGAGCTGGAGAATCCCAGTGAAGATGGTCTGTTTGACAACAACAACTCACAGACTGGCTGTCAGTCTGTCGCCTGTGACTCAAACGAAATCAGTGTTGGAAAAGACAACATCAAAATTGCCAAATTCTACGATCCAAATGATGAAGAGCCAAAGACAAATGGACATGTTAAAAAAGAGACAGGTGAACCGAGTGGGCCAAACTCGGGTATTCTACAAGTGTACGCTGCTTACGACACAGGATTGTCTCGCGGCACTCGTGTGAGATTACATGTGACGGAGAAAACAACTTCAAGAGAAGTGATCAATCTGGTGGTGAGACAACTGAACAAAACAGTGACCCAGAAAGGGAAGACTGGTCCTCAGTACCGGGAGGACCAGTTAGACGAGTTTTGTCTGGTGGCCGTGATTGGTGCTCGCGAGAGAATTCTGAGGGACGACTACCAGCCTCTCCACCTTCAAAATCCCTGGACCAAAGGACGGCTTTATGTGCGAATGAAAAGTAACTTGCTGGCTGCCATTCAGCAAGGCCATGCTACAGAAGTGTGA